The following proteins come from a genomic window of Pyxidicoccus sp. MSG2:
- a CDS encoding rhomboid family intramembrane serine protease produces the protein MSRFTPASWAIAFANVAVFALQVRAGLFSSTATASGEDLLRWGAAYGPAIFVDGEVWRLLTSAFVHVAVWHLALNLWGLWDLGPACERRLGTATFLPLYGIAAVGGALVSVAASPAGAGAGASGALFGLMGVELAALLRRADPLSEEERRKRLWRLASYVVGGGLLLAAISPGSNAAHFGGLVVGSLFGLWVLRGAEAPPRGVGARMVALGALAGLLVLVGVGVSASVRADPWVRAREARASAHNALQVGQPAQALAFANEGVDAGVDLGNAYWMRAHVHEALGQTREAIADYGAMLSAGGDATIARSRRCYLRSYEEAPAEVVPECEAAALTAAGKADPAVHIGLARVLLQVHRTEEALGAAERALLLAPGNPEALIQRGWAQLALGRPEPSIAAFTEAARGASGVLEREARRGQAAVAAQVGDFPRARQLLDGLLRDEPGDVSVLITRAQLLHGLQEHDAAIADLDQAVALAPDWVPTHNNRAWYLLAAGRAADALIAADRAVALAPGLAYARGTRCWVREALGDRVGALEDCRAAVSDAAALTADSGMLALLEGAPLAKVEAAWTAEAERTPADKPFLARTLARVRTQGTHGSANRQAETRP, from the coding sequence GTGTCCCGGTTCACTCCGGCCTCCTGGGCCATTGCCTTCGCCAACGTCGCGGTCTTCGCGCTCCAGGTCCGCGCGGGCTTGTTTTCCAGTACGGCCACGGCCTCGGGGGAGGACCTGCTGCGCTGGGGCGCCGCGTACGGGCCCGCCATCTTCGTCGACGGTGAGGTGTGGCGGCTGCTCACCAGCGCCTTCGTCCACGTGGCTGTCTGGCACCTGGCCCTGAACTTGTGGGGATTGTGGGACCTGGGGCCGGCGTGCGAGCGCCGGCTCGGGACGGCGACCTTCCTCCCGCTCTATGGAATCGCCGCGGTGGGCGGCGCGCTCGTCTCGGTAGCGGCCTCCCCGGCGGGAGCGGGAGCGGGCGCGTCGGGCGCGCTCTTCGGGCTCATGGGCGTGGAGCTCGCCGCCCTCCTGCGCCGGGCCGACCCGCTCTCCGAGGAGGAGCGGCGCAAGCGACTGTGGCGGCTCGCCAGCTACGTCGTGGGAGGTGGGCTCCTCCTCGCCGCCATCAGCCCCGGCAGCAACGCTGCTCACTTCGGAGGGCTCGTCGTGGGGAGCCTGTTCGGGCTCTGGGTGCTGCGGGGAGCGGAGGCTCCGCCGCGCGGCGTGGGCGCCCGGATGGTGGCACTCGGTGCGCTGGCGGGGCTCCTGGTGCTCGTGGGCGTGGGGGTGTCCGCGAGCGTGCGGGCGGACCCGTGGGTTCGCGCCCGGGAGGCGCGCGCCTCGGCCCACAACGCCCTCCAGGTGGGGCAGCCCGCGCAGGCGCTCGCGTTCGCGAACGAGGGGGTGGACGCCGGTGTCGACCTCGGGAATGCGTACTGGATGCGGGCCCATGTCCACGAGGCCCTCGGCCAGACGCGCGAGGCGATTGCCGACTACGGGGCCATGCTCTCGGCCGGCGGTGACGCGACCATCGCGCGAAGCCGGCGCTGCTACCTGCGCAGCTACGAGGAGGCTCCGGCCGAGGTCGTCCCGGAGTGCGAGGCGGCCGCGCTGACCGCGGCGGGAAAGGCGGACCCCGCGGTCCACATCGGCCTCGCCCGGGTCCTCCTGCAAGTGCACCGCACCGAGGAGGCGCTCGGGGCCGCGGAGCGCGCGCTGCTCCTGGCGCCGGGCAATCCCGAGGCGCTCATCCAGCGAGGCTGGGCCCAGCTGGCACTGGGCCGGCCGGAGCCTTCCATCGCAGCGTTCACGGAGGCCGCACGCGGAGCCTCGGGAGTCCTGGAGCGCGAGGCGCGCCGGGGGCAGGCGGCGGTGGCGGCCCAGGTGGGCGACTTCCCACGCGCGCGGCAGCTCCTCGACGGGCTCCTGCGCGACGAGCCGGGAGATGTCAGCGTGCTCATCACCCGTGCGCAGCTGCTCCACGGCCTCCAGGAGCATGACGCCGCCATCGCCGACCTCGACCAGGCCGTGGCACTCGCGCCCGACTGGGTGCCCACCCATAACAACCGCGCCTGGTACCTGCTGGCCGCTGGCCGTGCCGCGGACGCGCTCATCGCGGCCGACCGCGCCGTCGCCCTCGCACCGGGGCTGGCGTACGCGCGCGGCACGCGCTGCTGGGTGCGCGAGGCCCTGGGAGACCGGGTGGGTGCGCTCGAGGACTGCCGCGCGGCGGTGAGCGACGCCGCCGCGCTGACCGCCGACTCGGGCATGCTCGCGCTGCTGGAGGGGGCCCCACTGGCGAAGGTGGAGGCGGCATGGACCGCGGAGGCCGAGCGCACCCCGGCGGACAAGCCGTTCCTCGCGCGGACCCTGGCGCGCGTGCGCACGCAGGGCACGCACGGGTCGGCGAACCGCCAGGCCGAGACGCGGCCCTGA
- a CDS encoding Kelch repeat-containing protein, with amino-acid sequence MAHLKRNRSFFQVRLLPACLFGLLACCADEGPPDASEGLGAWASVALTDSPASGLHHTTVAGGDDVFVWGGLGFCTSQGLCGTGARFSATANAWTPLSGVQAPAARYLHSAVWTGQRMLVWGGVGCGSSLLTPCGDGAAYVPATDTWTPLASTGAPSPRGWHGAVWTGSRMLVWGGEEPASNRVLGDGALYSPEANAWTRMAATGAPSPRRYHAMAWSGRELLVWGGSGDARRDVALGDGAAYAPDSDTWRPLGTAGAPAARWAHTAVWTGRELIVWGGLGCSRDGAGQPRLCGDGARYDPETDAWTPLAKEDAPTPRSGHSAVWTGEEMLIWGGAAEQCADDTSGACRDGAAYNPTTDTWTPLSSRSAPEARSSHTAVWLGTRMFLWGGVGRGSEATLLDGALFSRGP; translated from the coding sequence ATGGCGCACCTGAAACGCAACCGCTCCTTCTTTCAGGTGCGCCTCCTGCCGGCGTGCCTCTTCGGCCTGCTGGCCTGTTGTGCGGATGAAGGCCCCCCGGACGCGTCCGAGGGGCTCGGCGCGTGGGCGTCCGTGGCGCTCACGGACAGCCCCGCCTCGGGGCTGCACCACACCACCGTGGCCGGCGGGGACGACGTCTTCGTCTGGGGCGGGCTGGGCTTCTGTACCAGCCAGGGGCTGTGCGGCACCGGGGCCCGCTTCAGCGCCACCGCGAATGCCTGGACACCGCTGTCGGGCGTCCAGGCTCCCGCCGCGCGCTACCTGCACTCGGCGGTGTGGACGGGCCAGCGCATGCTCGTCTGGGGCGGCGTGGGCTGCGGCTCGAGCCTCCTCACGCCCTGTGGAGACGGCGCGGCCTACGTGCCCGCCACCGACACCTGGACTCCGCTGGCCTCCACGGGGGCTCCGTCTCCCCGGGGCTGGCACGGCGCGGTGTGGACGGGCTCGCGGATGTTGGTGTGGGGTGGCGAGGAGCCCGCCAGCAACCGCGTCCTGGGCGATGGCGCCCTGTACTCACCCGAGGCCAATGCCTGGACGCGCATGGCCGCGACGGGGGCGCCGTCGCCCCGCCGCTATCACGCGATGGCGTGGAGCGGGCGCGAGCTGCTCGTATGGGGCGGCAGCGGCGATGCCAGACGGGACGTGGCGCTGGGAGATGGCGCCGCCTATGCGCCGGACTCGGACACGTGGCGTCCGCTCGGAACGGCGGGCGCGCCCGCGGCCCGGTGGGCGCATACGGCGGTCTGGACGGGCCGCGAGCTCATCGTCTGGGGCGGGCTGGGCTGCTCGCGCGACGGAGCGGGACAGCCGAGGCTGTGTGGTGACGGCGCCCGCTATGACCCCGAGACGGATGCGTGGACCCCGCTGGCGAAGGAGGATGCGCCGACTCCACGCTCCGGGCACTCGGCCGTCTGGACGGGCGAGGAGATGCTCATCTGGGGCGGCGCGGCGGAACAGTGCGCGGATGACACGTCCGGCGCCTGTCGGGATGGCGCGGCCTACAACCCCACGACAGACACCTGGACGCCGCTGAGCAGCCGGAGCGCCCCCGAGGCCCGCTCGAGTCACACCGCCGTGTGGCTGGGGACGCGGATGTTCCTCTGGGGAGGCGTCGGCCGTGGAAGCGAGGCCACCCTGCTGGATGGCGCCCTGTTCTCTCGCGGCCCCTGA
- a CDS encoding lysyl oxidase family protein, which produces MGILRTWVVAVLTVSLWACSSDLEPAPPDAGSAPMLSETPLWAAEGDPTHDGGCFGRSVALGDLNGDGRQDLVVTAPPCKATALDPGRISLFAGEASYFSRQPITTEVSWQNTHPRTNGSNLTVSLGNINGDAFADVLVTGRYGIAIYAGQEDLTRVFSAPVFRVPGNGLFQPAKFVDLDGDGLHELVGADLTTGLLWVYRRAPDGTFSIVRTLPASSSRLVGDTNLDGAEDLLVKDVDGRLLLYLGCKPGSALACEGPLTVEPVWSIQAESAYALPDLSGDGRPDLFLSGLGGAWQLHLSRPEGGFASTPVWQLLDDPAFFGIGYPTLALGDVTGDGQARDFVMGADGRLYLFAPAEAVSGPLKPVWAWPREDRLLPASFATFTGMTPAAAGDLDGDGYDDLVVGFAPTGQGAATGRVWVLGGGQVPATPEAPPYLPEAKACGLAVDPVNGKADLTVDADALARTLFVERRTFAADACEVVEGCVPVGGERRLLRFNTSIINRGTGPATVPSPEERPELFVYDECHLHDHLVGFADYTLRDARGDATAVGRKQGFYLVDATRYCTDAQPYTDYYPRTGISPGYSDVYTAATPCQWLDITDVADGEYSLRVGVDEQDVIEEEDLLPNQVTLKVRLSGDAVTVLP; this is translated from the coding sequence ATGGGAATCCTGCGAACGTGGGTGGTGGCGGTCCTGACGGTTTCGCTCTGGGCATGCTCGAGCGACCTGGAGCCTGCTCCGCCGGATGCGGGTTCAGCGCCCATGCTCTCCGAGACGCCGCTGTGGGCGGCGGAAGGAGACCCCACGCACGACGGTGGGTGCTTCGGGAGGTCCGTGGCGCTGGGGGACCTCAACGGCGATGGCCGGCAGGACCTCGTCGTCACCGCGCCGCCCTGCAAGGCCACCGCCCTGGACCCGGGCCGCATCTCGTTGTTCGCGGGAGAGGCGTCCTATTTCTCCCGGCAGCCCATCACCACGGAGGTGTCGTGGCAGAACACCCATCCACGCACCAACGGCAGCAATCTCACCGTGAGCCTGGGCAACATCAACGGAGACGCCTTCGCGGATGTGCTCGTCACCGGCAGGTATGGCATTGCCATCTACGCGGGCCAGGAGGACCTGACGCGCGTCTTCTCCGCGCCAGTGTTCCGGGTCCCGGGCAATGGCCTCTTCCAGCCCGCGAAGTTCGTGGACCTGGATGGTGACGGACTGCACGAGCTCGTGGGCGCGGACCTCACCACGGGGCTGCTGTGGGTCTACCGCCGCGCTCCGGATGGGACGTTCTCCATCGTGCGGACGCTCCCGGCCTCCTCCAGCCGACTGGTGGGAGACACCAACCTGGATGGCGCCGAGGACCTGCTGGTGAAGGACGTGGATGGACGCCTCCTGCTCTACCTCGGCTGCAAGCCCGGCAGCGCGCTCGCCTGTGAAGGCCCGCTCACCGTGGAGCCGGTGTGGTCCATCCAGGCCGAGAGCGCGTATGCCCTTCCGGACCTGAGCGGCGATGGTCGTCCGGACCTGTTCCTGAGCGGCCTGGGCGGCGCATGGCAGTTGCACCTGTCCCGTCCAGAGGGTGGCTTCGCGTCCACGCCGGTGTGGCAGTTGCTGGACGACCCCGCCTTCTTCGGCATTGGCTACCCCACCCTCGCATTGGGGGATGTGACCGGGGATGGCCAGGCCCGCGACTTCGTGATGGGGGCCGACGGGCGGCTCTACCTCTTCGCTCCGGCGGAGGCCGTCTCCGGCCCGCTGAAGCCGGTGTGGGCCTGGCCCCGGGAGGACCGCCTCCTGCCCGCCAGCTTCGCGACGTTCACCGGGATGACGCCCGCGGCCGCGGGGGACCTGGATGGAGATGGGTACGACGACCTGGTGGTGGGGTTCGCTCCCACGGGGCAGGGAGCGGCAACGGGGCGGGTGTGGGTTCTCGGCGGCGGACAGGTGCCGGCCACTCCGGAGGCACCGCCCTACCTGCCCGAGGCGAAGGCGTGCGGCCTGGCGGTGGACCCGGTGAATGGAAAGGCGGACCTCACGGTGGACGCGGACGCGCTCGCGCGGACGCTGTTCGTGGAGCGGCGCACCTTCGCGGCGGATGCCTGCGAGGTGGTCGAGGGGTGCGTGCCCGTCGGCGGCGAGCGGCGCCTGCTGCGCTTCAACACGTCCATCATCAACCGGGGCACGGGGCCCGCCACCGTCCCGTCACCGGAGGAGCGCCCGGAGTTGTTCGTCTACGACGAGTGCCATCTGCATGACCACCTCGTCGGCTTCGCCGACTACACGTTGCGAGACGCGCGGGGAGACGCCACCGCGGTGGGCCGCAAGCAGGGCTTCTATCTCGTCGATGCCACCCGCTATTGCACGGACGCACAGCCCTACACCGACTACTACCCACGGACGGGAATCTCTCCGGGCTATTCGGATGTCTACACCGCCGCGACACCGTGCCAGTGGCTGGACATCACCGACGTGGCGGACGGCGAGTACTCACTTCGGGTGGGCGTGGACGAGCAGGATGTCATCGAGGAGGAGGACCTCCTCCCCAACCAGGTGACGCTCAAGGTCCGCCTGAGCGGTGATGCGGTGACGGTGCTGCCGTAG
- a CDS encoding nucleoside hydrolase — translation MNRQPVTSRSWGVRWGAAWVAAAFLALAGCAREDAPGDDTPSGRDVHADTLRPPVIFDNDMDFDDAAALAHLARLHKAGQIDLRLVTVTSAGAGLPGRAIRHTRCLLEQWGLGDVPVADSRRVGVNAFPDVLRLTFEQVLTDVTPGCTASEEPSTMPAEQALINALVESERPVTLIATGPLTNVAGAIELRAAQGGDSLAPRVSHVFVVGGALRVPGGLCCGLETTFDQTQTFNPWADPAAAQATLDHFLLTDIVMVGADASNHVPIRADYIARLDAGATTPEAQFVRDLVNHPVITSAVTSGLPIFWWDPLATVAATTLDVVDYELVRIAIVQSGPSSGRTLEVGAHQGGRLVRFGISANQALFEDSFLNGLNMPIP, via the coding sequence ATGAATCGTCAGCCCGTCACATCCAGGAGCTGGGGCGTCCGCTGGGGGGCCGCGTGGGTGGCGGCGGCATTCCTCGCGCTCGCCGGCTGTGCGCGGGAGGACGCACCTGGCGACGACACTCCGTCGGGGCGGGACGTCCACGCGGACACCCTGCGGCCTCCGGTGATTTTCGACAACGACATGGACTTCGACGACGCCGCCGCACTGGCGCACCTGGCCCGGCTCCACAAGGCCGGGCAGATCGATTTGCGGCTGGTGACCGTCACCAGCGCGGGCGCGGGTCTCCCGGGGCGTGCCATCCGTCACACGCGCTGCCTGCTCGAACAGTGGGGGCTCGGCGACGTGCCCGTCGCGGACAGCCGTCGCGTGGGCGTCAACGCCTTCCCCGACGTATTGCGCCTGACCTTCGAGCAGGTGCTGACCGACGTGACACCGGGCTGCACCGCGAGCGAGGAGCCCTCCACGATGCCCGCCGAGCAGGCCCTCATCAACGCACTCGTCGAGTCGGAGCGGCCCGTCACGCTCATCGCCACGGGGCCGCTGACCAACGTCGCCGGGGCCATCGAGCTCCGCGCAGCGCAGGGTGGCGACTCGCTGGCCCCGAGAGTCTCTCACGTGTTCGTGGTGGGCGGTGCCCTCCGGGTGCCCGGTGGACTGTGCTGCGGCCTGGAGACGACGTTCGACCAGACGCAGACGTTCAATCCCTGGGCGGACCCGGCCGCGGCGCAGGCCACGCTCGACCACTTCCTGTTGACCGACATCGTCATGGTCGGCGCCGACGCCTCCAACCACGTACCCATCCGCGCGGATTACATCGCGCGGCTCGATGCCGGGGCCACCACGCCCGAAGCCCAGTTCGTCCGCGACCTGGTGAACCACCCCGTCATTACTTCCGCGGTGACCTCCGGCCTGCCCATCTTCTGGTGGGACCCGTTGGCCACGGTCGCCGCCACGACGCTGGACGTCGTCGACTACGAGCTCGTGCGCATCGCCATCGTCCAGAGCGGTCCGTCCTCCGGACGCACGCTGGAGGTCGGCGCGCATCAGGGCGGCCGGCTGGTCCGGTTCGGAATCTCCGCCAACCAGGCGCTTTTCGAGGACTCGTTCCTCAACGGGCTGAACATGCCGATTCCCTGA
- a CDS encoding PAS domain-containing protein: protein MSAGPPGGESLARSRAVPTSSASQYELLLQVGASLHATLVVDGHGRIVWIDPVMAGAAGWRGDAPVGHHMEEVLRDLPWLEQALDAALDGTEGLCEGGGREQRLSAIVVPVFGEDGAQLGACARLRTVEPPKPKPASEQRLCQAEIAEERKAREHLEQKTSLLHATFDSITDGVVVVDLERNITAFNKRFQEIWGLTDEMLKEPSAEKALASAAPLVKDPERFVTLIQRRFIPSLDEDHDIVELRDGRVLERRSIPQRVGDTIIGRIWSYRDVTAERHAQAEQARLLAAEHHARERLEESFAVLDTFLNHAPIGLGFLGRDLRYLRINDALAALHGRRREEEIGKTIREMTPHMAPHIEPLMRQVLETGTPIIGIAMTGEVPATPGEPRHWLVSYYPVRTESGAILGVGAVVVEVTEERRAQADRERLLREAQEAIRVRDDFLSIAAHELKTPLTPLRLHLQMMKGQAGAGRPVAPHHVDKALTQVARLSVLVNDLLDTSRIQAGRLELSSEPISLRELIREVLSDFRVVGTLHSLEFEEPGESLVIMGDRGRLAQVLTNLVENAFKYSPTGGPVRVTARREGGEALVSVQDEGIGIPEDQQAHLFERFFRARNAPISGFGGLGLGLYICRDIIERHGGRIWVESGVERGSTFHFSLPLVEQAPARARPTGRQ from the coding sequence ATGAGCGCTGGGCCACCGGGAGGAGAGAGCCTCGCTCGCTCGCGGGCTGTCCCCACCTCCAGTGCCTCCCAGTACGAGCTGCTGCTCCAGGTGGGAGCGAGCCTGCATGCCACGCTGGTCGTGGACGGCCACGGGCGGATTGTCTGGATAGACCCGGTGATGGCCGGCGCCGCCGGGTGGCGGGGCGACGCTCCCGTCGGCCACCACATGGAAGAGGTGCTCCGCGACCTTCCCTGGCTCGAGCAGGCGCTCGACGCGGCCCTCGACGGCACGGAGGGGCTGTGCGAAGGCGGCGGGCGGGAGCAGCGCCTGAGCGCCATCGTGGTGCCCGTCTTCGGAGAGGACGGCGCGCAACTGGGAGCCTGCGCCCGCCTCCGGACCGTCGAGCCCCCGAAGCCGAAGCCCGCGTCGGAGCAGCGCCTCTGCCAGGCGGAGATTGCCGAGGAGCGCAAGGCGAGGGAGCACCTCGAGCAGAAGACGTCGCTGCTGCACGCCACATTCGACTCCATCACCGACGGCGTCGTCGTGGTGGACCTGGAGAGGAACATCACCGCCTTCAACAAGCGGTTCCAGGAGATATGGGGCCTCACGGACGAGATGTTGAAGGAGCCGAGCGCCGAGAAGGCACTCGCGAGCGCGGCCCCGCTGGTCAAGGACCCCGAGCGGTTCGTCACGCTCATCCAGCGGAGGTTCATCCCTTCCCTCGATGAGGACCACGACATCGTCGAGCTGCGGGATGGCCGGGTGCTCGAGCGCAGGTCGATTCCGCAGCGCGTGGGAGACACCATCATCGGCCGCATCTGGAGCTACCGGGACGTGACGGCCGAGCGCCATGCCCAGGCGGAGCAGGCGCGACTGCTCGCCGCCGAGCACCACGCGCGCGAGCGGCTGGAAGAGTCTTTCGCCGTGCTCGACACCTTCCTCAACCATGCGCCCATCGGCCTGGGCTTCCTCGGGCGGGACCTGCGCTACCTGCGCATCAACGACGCGCTGGCCGCGCTCCATGGCCGGCGCCGGGAGGAGGAAATCGGGAAGACCATCCGCGAGATGACGCCGCACATGGCGCCCCACATCGAGCCCCTCATGCGCCAGGTCCTGGAGACGGGCACCCCCATCATCGGAATCGCCATGACGGGAGAGGTGCCCGCCACGCCGGGCGAGCCGCGACACTGGCTGGTCAGCTACTACCCCGTGCGGACGGAGAGCGGCGCCATCCTGGGCGTCGGAGCGGTGGTGGTGGAGGTGACGGAGGAGCGCCGCGCCCAGGCCGACCGCGAGCGCCTGCTGCGCGAGGCCCAGGAGGCCATCCGCGTCCGGGACGACTTCCTGTCCATCGCCGCCCACGAACTGAAGACGCCGCTGACACCGCTCCGACTCCATCTGCAGATGATGAAGGGACAGGCCGGCGCCGGACGCCCCGTGGCACCGCACCACGTGGACAAGGCGCTCACCCAGGTCGCCCGGCTGTCGGTGCTGGTCAATGATTTGCTGGACACCTCGCGCATCCAGGCCGGAAGGCTGGAGCTGTCGAGCGAGCCCATCTCCCTGCGGGAGCTCATCCGGGAGGTCCTCTCGGACTTCCGCGTCGTCGGCACCCTCCACTCACTCGAGTTCGAGGAGCCCGGCGAGTCCCTCGTCATCATGGGAGACCGCGGCCGGCTCGCGCAGGTGCTGACCAACCTGGTGGAGAACGCCTTCAAGTACAGCCCCACCGGCGGTCCGGTCCGCGTCACGGCGCGGCGCGAGGGAGGCGAGGCCCTCGTCTCCGTGCAGGACGAGGGCATTGGAATTCCCGAGGACCAGCAGGCGCATCTCTTCGAGCGCTTCTTCCGCGCGCGCAATGCGCCCATCTCCGGCTTCGGTGGACTGGGCCTGGGGCTCTACATCTGTCGCGACATCATCGAGCGTCACGGCGGACGCATCTGGGTGGAGAGCGGGGTGGAGCGCGGCTCCACCTTCCACTTCTCCCTGCCCCTCGTGGAGCAGGCCCCGGCCCGTGCACGACCTACAGGCCGGCAGTGA
- a CDS encoding right-handed parallel beta-helix repeat-containing protein — MRRASDVAAVALGMAVLLAARADGGAADASRRLRCGDTLTRDTRLTHDLACPGTNGPALRITGAGVVLDLGGHTVRRSGPDTGLSEGIRVEADSTVRNGTIRGFTWGYIVDSGQDVRLSRLTFSDNGHAVFNRYGSATAITLTDCTLLQNRTGLGSEQDAGTGTFRVRSSLFSGNRLAFAANFHTVEVDRSTFHANALVFWCPFGSVTVRASLLFRNEVVGWVPLGEFGYGSCGEARFVSTVFSNNGAFGPAEEPAWKPLGLVLRDSWLVDNGTGLEARARTLDVQGNTWRGNGSGLHVAERPEFPTESTPSAPTP; from the coding sequence ATGCGTCGTGCATCGGATGTCGCCGCCGTCGCCCTGGGCATGGCGGTGCTGCTGGCCGCGCGAGCGGACGGAGGAGCAGCGGACGCGAGTCGCCGCCTCCGGTGCGGCGACACCCTCACCCGCGACACGCGGCTCACCCACGACCTCGCGTGTCCGGGCACGAATGGCCCCGCGCTCCGAATCACCGGCGCGGGCGTCGTCCTCGACCTGGGAGGACACACCGTGCGCCGCTCCGGTCCGGATACGGGGTTGTCGGAGGGCATCCGGGTCGAGGCCGACAGTACGGTGCGCAACGGCACCATCCGGGGCTTCACCTGGGGCTACATCGTCGACTCCGGCCAGGACGTGCGGCTGTCCCGGCTCACCTTCAGTGACAACGGGCACGCCGTCTTCAACCGCTACGGCAGCGCGACAGCCATCACCCTCACGGACTGCACCCTGCTCCAGAACCGCACGGGGCTGGGCAGTGAGCAGGACGCGGGCACCGGCACCTTCCGGGTGCGCTCGTCGCTCTTCAGCGGGAACAGGCTCGCCTTCGCCGCGAACTTCCATACCGTCGAGGTGGACCGCTCGACCTTCCACGCCAACGCGCTCGTCTTCTGGTGCCCCTTCGGCAGCGTCACCGTCCGGGCGAGCCTGCTCTTCCGGAATGAAGTCGTAGGCTGGGTGCCGCTCGGCGAGTTCGGCTACGGCTCCTGCGGCGAGGCGCGATTCGTCAGCACCGTCTTCTCGAACAACGGCGCCTTCGGCCCCGCGGAGGAGCCGGCCTGGAAGCCGTTGGGCCTCGTGCTGCGCGACTCGTGGCTCGTCGACAACGGCACGGGGCTGGAGGCCCGGGCGCGGACGCTCGACGTGCAGGGCAATACCTGGCGGGGCAACGGGAGCGGGCTGCACGTGGCCGAGCGGCCCGAGTTCCCCACCGAAAGCACTCCTTCCGCGCCAACCCCCTGA
- a CDS encoding RNA polymerase sigma factor: MQAGDETAFREAYEALAPNLLRLLKRYLGRAALAEEVLQESFVTAFRHIGSFRGEAQLSTWLTTIALRRAQNALRAEARREQSERNLEPPTEASVPLPDDSLARAQEATRIEKLLASLPDETRLALLLTAEGFTAQEISDMTSAPRGTILSRIFRGRIALGRLLGRDGMSGSRHRGSRG, translated from the coding sequence ATGCAGGCAGGAGACGAGACCGCGTTCCGCGAAGCATACGAAGCGCTCGCACCCAACCTCCTGCGCCTGCTCAAGCGTTACCTGGGGCGCGCGGCGCTCGCGGAGGAGGTCCTCCAGGAGAGCTTCGTGACGGCATTTCGTCACATCGGGAGCTTTCGCGGCGAGGCCCAGCTCTCCACCTGGCTCACCACCATCGCGCTCCGCCGGGCACAGAATGCGCTGCGCGCAGAGGCCCGGCGAGAGCAGAGCGAACGGAACCTGGAGCCACCCACCGAGGCCAGCGTTCCCCTACCGGACGACTCCCTGGCGAGAGCGCAGGAGGCCACGCGCATCGAGAAGCTGCTCGCCTCGCTGCCGGATGAGACGCGCCTCGCGCTGTTGCTGACCGCGGAGGGGTTCACCGCGCAGGAGATCTCCGACATGACCTCCGCACCCAGAGGAACCATCCTCTCACGCATCTTCCGGGGCCGGATCGCCCTCGGTAGGCTGCTGGGCCGGGACGGCATGAGCGGCTCCAGACATCGAGGGTCTCGCGGATGA
- a CDS encoding FecR domain-containing protein, giving the protein MALTATALIAIAAERMFHGSAIHRLAAPGDALVTTAAAVSAGATPGGASIWVDRPGELRLVEAGPAERVRLEAGSARFEVRKLTPGASFAVETAHAHVLVHGTRFTVSTSRDMTRIAVSEGRVEVQPLGAARAPELLTAGDSLEVPSAALFQRGLWLRAEELLARGEWDKALHTLEQSLESGLPPELEGQARARRALVLAATGEKGAALEEYERALSLVPDEQAPLWADNAAAERAILLERSGLPGAAAAAWQEYQRRFPHGVHSTLARDRGAGPTR; this is encoded by the coding sequence GTGGCCTTGACCGCGACGGCGCTGATTGCCATTGCCGCCGAGCGGATGTTTCACGGCAGCGCCATTCATCGGCTCGCGGCTCCCGGGGACGCGCTGGTCACCACCGCCGCGGCGGTCTCGGCGGGAGCGACCCCTGGTGGTGCATCCATCTGGGTGGACAGACCCGGGGAGCTCCGGCTCGTGGAAGCGGGCCCGGCCGAGCGCGTCCGGCTCGAGGCAGGCAGTGCACGCTTTGAAGTTCGCAAGCTCACCCCGGGCGCCAGCTTCGCCGTCGAGACGGCCCATGCACACGTGTTGGTGCATGGGACGCGATTCACGGTGAGCACGAGCCGGGACATGACCCGCATCGCGGTCAGTGAGGGCCGGGTCGAGGTGCAGCCGCTCGGCGCCGCGCGTGCGCCGGAGCTGCTGACGGCCGGCGACAGCCTGGAGGTGCCTTCGGCGGCTCTGTTCCAGCGTGGGCTCTGGCTGCGCGCGGAAGAGCTCCTCGCCCGCGGAGAGTGGGACAAGGCACTGCACACGTTGGAGCAATCCCTGGAATCGGGGCTGCCGCCGGAGCTGGAGGGACAGGCGCGAGCACGCCGGGCGCTGGTGTTGGCCGCGACGGGAGAGAAAGGCGCCGCACTCGAAGAGTACGAACGGGCGCTGAGCCTCGTTCCGGACGAGCAGGCACCGCTATGGGCGGACAACGCGGCGGCCGAGCGCGCCATCCTGCTCGAGCGCAGCGGTCTTCCAGGCGCCGCGGCAGCCGCATGGCAGGAGTATCAGCGACGCTTTCCGCACGGGGTGCACTCGACGCTTGCGCGGGACAGAGGCGCGGGACCGACGCGATGA